One genomic region from Macadamia integrifolia cultivar HAES 741 unplaced genomic scaffold, SCU_Mint_v3 scaffold451, whole genome shotgun sequence encodes:
- the LOC122068688 gene encoding membrane protein PM19L-like: MKPIATGLLVLNFCMYVVVAAIGGWALNRAIDHGFIIGPDLVLPAHFSPIYFPMGNTATGFFVVFALIASVVGGASAIAGVHHIRTWDAESLPSAASIAFVAWTLTLLAMGLACKEIEKHIRNARLRTMEAFLIILSATQLFYIIAIHGASSIRRRN; encoded by the exons ATGAAGCCTATTGCAACCGGACTTTTGGTCCTTAACTTCTGCATGTACGTCGTCGTCGCGGCGATCGGAGGTTGGGCCCTCAATAGAGCAATCGACCATGGCTTCATCATTG GTCCAGACCTAGTCCTTCCAGCGCATTTTTCACCCATCTACTTTCCGATGGGGAACACGGCCACCGGATTCTTTGTGGTGTTTGCCTTGATTGCCTCAGTTGTAGGTGGTGCATCAGCCATAGCCGGTGTCCACCACATTCGGACTTGGGATGCCGAAAGCTTACCTTCCGCAGCATCAATCGCCTTTGTTGCTTGGACTCTTACTCTACTTGCCATGGG CTTGGCTTGTAAAGAGATTGAGAAACACATCAGGAATGCTCGCTTA AGAACAATGGAAGCATTCTTAATTATCCTTTCAGCGACACAGCTTTTCTATATTATTGCTATTCATGGAGCCTCGTCTATCAGGAGGAGGAATTGA
- the LOC122068686 gene encoding uncharacterized protein LOC122068686 produces the protein MGEYYGVTVTCDGWTRPTRQSIINFKVNCDGRTIFLQSVDASSEKKDAKYIYNLLKEVAKDVRVKNVVQIVTDNGRNVKKSRERLMTNRMYHLFWTPYASQCIDLMLKDMGNLKAVKSVVEKARQVTTYVYNHGFALNLLRTKCGGHLVSPWLTRFVTNYITLKSFEMKKSGLRSVFALDEWFNWDGSNSQGGKAAQATIASEKFWDDLKKVVRILDSIVNILKLVESQKKPTLPIIWAAIEMMKMEVDVVYR, from the coding sequence ATGGGGGAGTACTATGGAGTGACCGTGACGTGTGATGGATGGACTCGACCCACTAGacagtccatcatcaatttcaagGTAAATTGTGATGGAAGGACAATCTTCCTCCAGTCAGTTGATGCATCTAGTGAGAAGAAGGATGCAAAATACATCTACAACCTCTTAAAAGAGGTGGCAAAGGATGTTAGGGTGAAGAATGTGGTACAGATTGTCACTGATAATGGACGCAATGTCAAGAAATCTAGGGAAAGACTAATGACCAATCGCATGTACCATCTATTTTGGACTCCCTATGCATCCCAATGCATTGATCTTATGTTGAAAGACATGGGAAATTTGAAGGCTGTAAAAAGTGTGGTAGAGAAAGCGAGGCAGGTGACCACCTATGTATATAACCATGGGTTTGCTCTAAATTTGTTAAGGACTAAATGTGGTGGGCACTTGGTGAGTCCATGGTTGACAAGATTCGTGACAAACTATATCACATTAAAGAGCTTTGAGATGAAGAAATCTGGATTGAGGTCTGTGTTTGCTTTAGATGAGTGGTTTAATTGGGATGGATCTAATTCTCAGGGAGGAAAAGCAGCTCAGGCAACTATTGCTAGTGAAAAATTCTGGGATGATCTCAAAAAAGTGGTGAGGATACTAGATTCAATTGTCAACATCTTAAAGCTGGTCGAATCACAGAAGAAACCCACCTTACCAATCATATGGGCAGCTATTGAAATGATGAAGATGGAGGTGGATGTGGTGTACAGATAA